A region of the Dyadobacter sp. CECT 9275 genome:
GAAAAAATGATAATACGAACCATTCTTTTTGCTATCCTTTCTTTGATCATTTTTGGCCGATGTGCCCAAACCGTTACGCCAACCGGAGGTAAAAAAGACTCCATCGCACCCGTTTTGATACAAAGCATACCGGTATCCAAAACCCTCAATTTTAAGGGTGACAGGATAGAGCTCTTCTTCGACGAGTATGTGGTGATTGACAACATCAATCAGAAACTTGTGATCACGCCCGAAGCCGACAATCCTTATTCCTACAAACTAAACGGTGAATCGGTGGTGCTCAATTTCAAAAAGAAGTTCAAAGACAGTACTACTTATACACTCAATTTCGGTGACGCCATTAAGGATTTTGCAGAGAAAAATCCTGCTAAAAATTTAAAAATCGTCTTCAGCACCGGAGCCAGCCTCGATTCTGGAAGGGTATACGGTACCCTTCGCGACGTAAAAACAAGCAAACCTTTGTTTGATGCACTGGTTGGCCTCTACAATATCAGCGATACCCTGAACATAGCCAAACAGAAGCCTTATTACTTTTCCCGAACAGACAGCAGCGGCCGTTTCAGTATAGAAAACGTTCAGATACGTAAGTACAGACTTATAGCGATTGAAGATAAAAACCGAAATATGCTCTATAACGCCAAGGATGAAAGGGTAGGCTTTCTGAATGACTCTATTAGTGCCGCCTCAGATTCCGTCAGTTATTCCATCAATATGGCCCTCTCAGACGTTACACCCATGAAAATACAGCGTACCATTCCAAAGGTCAACAACTACACTGTGGTATTCAATAAAGGCGTCGAAAAAGCCAACGTTTCCTTTACAACGCCGGATACCTTGCCTTACATACTAGAAAACAGCCAGCTCAAATTCTTCAATTTACAGCCACATTCCGATACCGTACAGGTTAAATTGGTCGTCACAGATTCGCTCGGAACTGA
Encoded here:
- a CDS encoding Ig-like domain-containing domain, translating into MIIRTILFAILSLIIFGRCAQTVTPTGGKKDSIAPVLIQSIPVSKTLNFKGDRIELFFDEYVVIDNINQKLVITPEADNPYSYKLNGESVVLNFKKKFKDSTTYTLNFGDAIKDFAEKNPAKNLKIVFSTGASLDSGRVYGTLRDVKTSKPLFDALVGLYNISDTLNIAKQKPYYFSRTDSSGRFSIENVQIRKYRLIAIEDKNRNMLYNAKDERVGFLNDSISAASDSVSYSINMALSDVTPMKIQRTIPKVNNYTVVFNKGVEKANVSFTTPDTLPYILENSQLKFFNLQPHSDTVQVKLVVTDSLGTDSTFNQKISFMPQRGKERQRDPFSMTVRPEQNKPLSNNFSYFLQFSKPVALLDTNSITLISDSLTRKPLKEIPHEWNKFHNQLTISGKATSKDTIKWEFPKGSIISVEGDTLVKMLMKHPLLNEEDYGKLTGTVLNIDSSMHVIVELVDEQFKVLKTSYTYPYKFEYIPEGRYYLRVTLDRNNNKRWDSGRFDEGKQPETILYLPDKMLIKSNFELNDINISVPK